The Camelina sativa cultivar DH55 chromosome 14, Cs, whole genome shotgun sequence genome includes a window with the following:
- the LOC104740239 gene encoding pentatricopeptide repeat-containing protein At1g15480, mitochondrial-like — MFALSRVLRRSQSLRLGAYSAVYSKLDVPLGEKNVAFELNALIHDKCVAFPRFYELSRNSSMGRRSLSSDAGAKTAGEEDEHANPNQTSGDTEDEGDFSGDEGDIEGSELELLVPDSEAGKIVVGKRSSELFEAIVSVSGVAVGSALDKWVEEGKEINRTEFTNAMLQLRKRRMYGRALQMTEWLDENKQFELEERDYASRLDLISKVRGLYKGEVYIKRIPESFREELVYRTLLANYAATSNVKKAEEVFSKMKDLGFPLSTFACDQMLILYKRVNKKKIADVILLMEKENLKPSLNTYKILIDTANNITGMEQIVETMKSEGVELDLRAQSIIARNYASAGLKDKAEKMLKEMEGESLEENRYVCKDLLSVYGSLQRADEVARIWKICEEKPRYQESLAAILAFGKIDKVKEAEAVFEKILKMGHRVSSNFYSVLLKVYVDHKMVSKGKDLVKQMSDSGCNIGALTWDAVIKLYVEAGEVEKAESSLSKATQSKKIKPLMSSFMHVMDEYVKRGDVHNTEKIFQTMKQVGYQSRFRTYQSLIQAYVNAKAPAYGMYDRMKADNVYPNKGLTALLAKADPFKKTPLSDLLD; from the exons TGTCTACTCTAAGCTAGATGTACCATTGGGAGAAAAGAACGTTGCTTTTGAATTAAACGCTTTGATACATGATAAATGCGTAGCGTTCCCTAGATTTTACGAGCTCTCTCGGAATTCCTCTATGGGAAGACGTTCACTTTCTTCAGACGCTGGCGCTAAAACTGCCGGAGAGGAAGATGAGCATGCAAATCCTAACCAGACTAGTGGTGATACTGAAGATGAGGGGGATTTTTCAGGTGATGAAGGTGACATTGAAGGATCAGAACTGGAACTACTCGTCCCTGACTCCGAGGCTGGTAAAATAGTGGTAGGCAAGAGATCATCCGAACTGTTTGAGGCTATTGTTTCTGTCTCAGGAGTGGCTGTAGGGAGTGCACTTGATAAATGGGTTGAAGAAGGTAAGGAGATTAACCGCACAGAGTTTACAAACGCGATGTTACAACTCCGTAAACGTCGCATGTATGGGAGAGCCTTGCAG ATGACAGAATGGTTGGACGAAAATAAGCAGTTTGAATTGGAGGAGAGAGATTATGCTTCTCGGCTTGATTTGATTTCCAAG GTACGTGGCCTGTACAAGGGAGAAGTCTATATCAAAAGAATCCCGGAATCTTTTAGAGAGGAATTGGTCTACCGTACCCTCCTGGCAAATTATGCAGCGACAAGCAATGTGAAGAAAGCAGAAGAAGTTTTCAGCAAAATGAAGGACTTGGGATTCCCTCTGTCAACATTTGCTTGTGATCAGATGCTTATTCTTTACAAGAGggtcaacaagaagaaaatagcCGATGTTATATTGCTGATGGAAAAGGAAAATCTGAAGCCGAGTCTTAACACATACAAAATCCTTATTGATACCGCAAATAACATAACTGGTATGGAACAAATTGTGGAGACAATGAAAAGTGAAGGTGTTGAGCTTGACCTTCGTGCACAATCTATCattgcaagaaactatgcatcAGCTGGGCTTAAAGACAAGGCTGAGAAAATGCTGAAAGAGATGGAAGGTGAAAGCTTGGAGGAAAATCGTTATGTGTGCAAGGATTTGCTTTCCGTCTATGGCTCTCTCCAGAGGGCGGATGAGGTGGCCAGAATTTGGAAG ATCTGTGAAGAGAAACCCCGTTACCAGGAGTCCCTTGCTGCGATTTTGGCTTTTGGAAAGATCGATAAAGTCAAAGAAGCGGAGGCGGTTTTTGAGAAGATATTGAAGATGGGCCATAgagtttcttctaatttttacTCCGTCCTCTTGAAGGTTTACGTTGATCACAAGATGGTCTCAAAGGGTAAGGATCTTGTTAAGCAGATGTCAGACAGTGGGTGCAATATTGGGGCCTTAACATGGGATGCAGTGATTAAGCTCTATGTGGAAGCTGGGGAAGTAGAAAAGGCTGAGTCTTCACTAAGCAAGGCAACACAGTCGAAAAAGATAAAACCGTTGATGAGCTCCTTCATGCACGTGATGGACGAGTATGTGAAAAGGGGTGATGTTCACAACACAGAAAAAATCTTCCAGACGATGAAGCAAGTTGGCTATCAATCTCGCTTCAGGACGTACCAATCCCTTATTCAGGCTTATGTCAATGCCAAAGCTCCAGCTTACGGAATGTATGATAGAATGAAAGCTGATAACGTTTACCCCAACAAAGGTTTAACTGCTCTGCTCGCTAAAGCCGATCCCTTCAAGAAGACTCCTCTCTCTGATCTCCTAGATTGA
- the LOC104740238 gene encoding uncharacterized protein LOC104740238, which yields MAKSWFLMEKARRCLRTVFFMVTMLASLLVSSLPLLVAIGDVLVPSFLLSSFTCMTCYGAKEHLSRYGFKTSLTDIPLVSLVRSFLVISVYLLSDVPALSHGPYLGTVSLCSLVSILLLLVKACLFTVHSQLNTEVSFSPSRQRLHLKKSWGMPVLFLSSVVFALGHTVVAYRTSCRARRKILYHRVDPEAVLSCKSIFFGHQKVPRSPTPVVGKASKFDGEARRKPLSHDEGELPVRLLADVDSLFTTIRGLTVHYKLCAPGSPRQSISSNVLEANSSYNTPETMAGSLKFDRKVLSMVTKSQHHHLHRSYSSLFNNPSLHDPLLDGSPTSPLLFKEIPEGTGQEDDMNMFNFGVEKQDFGESGQFGVVLVHGFGGGVFSWRHVMGSLAHQLGCVVTAFDRPGWGLTARPHKNDLEERQLINPYTLENQVEMLIAFCYEMGFSSVVFVGHDDGGLLALKAAQRLIATNDPIKVVVKGVVLLNASLSREVVPAFARILLHTSLGKKHLVRPLLRTEIAQVVNRRAWYDPTKMTTDVLRLYKAPLHVEGWDEALHEIGRLSSEMVLAPQNAASLLKAVDNLPVLVIAGAEDALVPLKSSQAMASKLLNSRLVAISGCGHLPHEECPKALLAAMSPFITRLVLPQSK from the exons ATGGCAAAAAGTTGGTTTTTGATGGAGAAGGCGAGAAGATGTTTGAGGACTGTGTTCTTCATGGTTACCATGCTCGCTTCGCTGCTTGTTTCTTCCTTGCCATTGTTAGTAGCTATAGGTGATGTGTTGGTTCCGAGTTTCTTGTTGTCGAGCTTTACTTGCATGACGTGCTACGGCGCCAAGGAGCATCTCAGTCGATACGGGTTCAAGACATCTTTAACTGATATTCCTCTCGTCTCCCTTGTCAGATCTTTCCTTGTCATCT CTGTGTATTTACTCTCGGACGTTCCTGCTCTCTCGCATGGTCCTTACCTCGGAACTGTATCTCTATGCTCTCTAgtttcgattcttcttcttttagttaAGGCTTGCCTTTTCACTGTACATTCTCAACTCAACACCGAAGTCTCGTTCTCTCCATCTAGGCAACGGCTCCACTTGAAGAAATCGTGGGGTATGCCGGTTCTGTTCCTCTCATCTGTGGTTTTTGCCCTTGGCCATACAGTTGTTGCATACAGGACAAGTTGCAGAGCAAGGAGGAAAATTTTGTATCACAGAGTTGACCCTGAAGCT GTTCTATCATGCAAAAGCATCTTCTTTGGCCATCAGAAAGTCCCACGGTCTCCCACTCCGGTGGTTGGCAAGGCCTCCAAATTTGATGGAGAAGCAAGGCGAAAGCCTTTGTCCCACGATGAAGGTGAGCTTCCAGTGAGGTTGCTTGCTGACGTTGACAGTTTATTTACTACCATCCGAGGACTCACTGTGCATTACAAGCTTTGCGCACCTGGTTCACCTCGGCAGTCTATCTCCTCAAATGTTCTTGAAGCCAATTCTAGTTACAACACGCCGGAGACAATGGCAGGGAGCTTGAAGTTTGACAGGAAAGTGTTAAGCATGGTCACGAAAAGCCAGCATCATCATCTCCACAGGAGCTACAGCAGTCTGTTTAACAATCCTTCCTTGCACGACCCTCTTCTTGATGGTTCTCCtacttctcctcttcttttcaAAGAAATCCCGGAAGGAACGGGCCAAGAGGATGACATGAATATGTTCAATTTTGGGGTTGAGAAGCAAGACTTTGGTGAAAGTGGTCAGTTTGGTGTCGTCCTCGTTCATGGATTTGGGGGAGGAGTGTTTTCTTGGAGGCATGTGATGGGTTCACTGGCTCATCAGCTTGGCTGTGTTGTCACTGCATTTGATAGGCCAGGTTGGGGATTAACAGCCAGACCACATAAGAATGATTTGGAAGAAAGACAACTGATCAATCCCTACACACTCGAAAATCAG GTAGAGATGCTTATTGCTTTCTGTTATGAGATGGGGTTCTCTtcagttgtatttgttggtcaTGATGATGGAGGCCTGCTTGCTCTTAAAGCTGCACAGAGATTGATAGCAACAAACGATCCCATCAAA GTTGTGGTCAAAGGGGTGGTCTTGCTTAATGCTAGCTTGTCAAGGGAAGTAGTTCCAGCTTTTGCAAGAATACTTCTGCACACATCATTAGGGAAGAAGCACCTCGTTCGCCCTCTTTTACGCACTGAGATAGCTCAGGTGGTGAATCGTCGCGCTTGGTATGATCCTACCAAGATGACTACAGACGTCCTAAGGCTATACAAG GCCCCACTACACGTAGAAGGCTGGGATGAGGCACTACATGAGATAGGTAGACTCTCATCTGAGATGGTACTTGCACCTCAAAATGCAGCTTCGCTTCTGAAGGCTGTGGATAACCTGCCAGTGTTAGTCATTGCTGGAGCCGAAGACGCCCTTGTGCCATTGAAGTCTTCCCAAGCAATGGCTTCTAAACTCCTAAACTCT AGACTAGTAGCAATCTCAGGATGTGGGCATCTACCACACGAGGAGTGTCCCAAGGCGCTTCTTGCAGCCATGTCCCCGTTCATCACTAGACTTGTACTTCCCCAGAGTAAATAG